From a region of the Myxococcus stipitatus genome:
- a CDS encoding DNA-binding protein, producing MLLVALCASCTETTPIDEARAMQTGEEVTVRGYVTVPPGAFSSALGDPGFALQDDTGGIYIKVDTKQPYDVGTRVRVTGILDEQNRLRILKAAPSDMESGGGRRILAPKDVGTGDVDEDVEGQLIRVSGAVTQTFQDDSPYGYKLYVDDGGGEVQVFVHVSAGFERSQLEALSLGERITVVGLAAQYETTYEVAPRFPSDLTRP from the coding sequence ATGCTGCTCGTCGCGCTCTGCGCCAGCTGCACCGAGACAACGCCCATCGACGAGGCCCGGGCCATGCAGACGGGCGAGGAGGTCACCGTCCGCGGGTACGTCACCGTCCCGCCCGGCGCCTTCTCCTCCGCGCTCGGGGACCCGGGCTTCGCCCTCCAGGACGACACCGGCGGCATCTACATCAAGGTGGACACGAAACAGCCCTACGACGTGGGCACCCGCGTCCGCGTCACCGGCATCCTCGACGAGCAGAACCGGCTGCGCATCCTGAAGGCCGCCCCGTCCGACATGGAGTCGGGCGGAGGTCGACGGATTCTCGCCCCCAAGGACGTGGGCACGGGAGACGTCGACGAGGACGTCGAGGGCCAGTTGATTCGCGTCAGCGGAGCCGTGACGCAAACGTTCCAGGATGACTCACCCTACGGCTACAAGCTCTACGTCGACGATGGCGGTGGGGAGGTCCAGGTGTTCGTCCATGTCTCCGCCGGCTTCGAGCGGAGCCAACTGGAGGCCCTCTCGCTCGGAGAACGAATCACCGTGGTGGGGCTTGCCGCCCAATACGAGACCACCTACGAGGTGGCGCCCAGGTTCCCCTCGGACCTCACCCGACCGTGA
- a CDS encoding tenascin-X — MKTRLLVVLAGLSLGLVAACGNADPATETLSTTESGLDCPCGGTGSWCEPCMYICGDGFCDAANGESAATCAEDCTPVAICGDGICNGGESSATCPWDCPNNPSPWCGDGVCNGGETDVSCPWDCHSSTCGDHLCDSSEEGWCTVDCTPACPTCPQVPHG, encoded by the coding sequence ATGAAGACACGTCTTCTGGTTGTGCTGGCTGGACTGTCGCTGGGCCTGGTCGCCGCGTGTGGCAACGCGGACCCGGCCACCGAGACGCTCTCGACGACCGAGTCGGGCCTCGACTGCCCCTGTGGCGGCACCGGCAGCTGGTGCGAGCCCTGCATGTACATCTGCGGTGATGGCTTCTGCGACGCCGCCAACGGCGAGAGCGCCGCGACCTGCGCGGAGGACTGCACGCCCGTCGCGATCTGCGGTGATGGCATCTGCAACGGTGGCGAGTCGTCCGCGACCTGTCCGTGGGACTGCCCCAACAACCCCTCGCCCTGGTGCGGCGACGGGGTGTGCAATGGCGGCGAGACGGACGTGAGCTGCCCCTGGGACTGCCACTCCTCGACGTGCGGCGACCACCTCTGCGACTCCTCCGAGGAGGGTTGGTGCACGGTGGACTGCACCCCCGCCTGCCCGACCTGCCCCCAGGTGCCGCACGGCTGA